The Corynebacterium sphenisci DSM 44792 genome includes the window CTGGCGGCCCGCGCAGGGAGCACTTGGGGGCACGCCGTGACATGCGCGCCCCGACGCCCCCCGCGTCGGGGCGCTCTCGTCGTCTCCGGGCCCTCGCGGCGGAACCACGACACCGAAGGAAGGAGGCGAGAGTACCCATGGCAGTCACCCCCGCCAAGGAGGCCGCGGTCGCGGCCCTGAAGCAGGACTTCGACGAGTCCAACAACAACGTGGTGCTCACCGAGTACCGCGGCCTGTCGGTCGACGAGATCACCCAGCTGCGTCGCGCGCTCGGCGCGGACGTGAAGTACTCCGTCGCCAAGAACACCATGATCAAGCTCGCCGCCGCCGAGGCGGCGGTGGAGGGGCTCGACGAGCACCTCACCGGCCCGACCGCGGTCGCCTTCATCAAGGGCGAGTCGGTCGACGCGGCGAAGGCGATCAAGAAGTTCGCCGACGAGCACAAGGCGCTCGTCATCAAGGGCGGCTACGTGGACGGCTCGGCGATCGACGCCGAGCAGTTCCGCGCCCTGGCGGACATGGACAACCGCGAGACCACGCTGGCGAAGATCGCCGGCGGGTTCAACGGCGTTCTGGCGAATGTCGCCGGGCTCCTCGACGCGCCCACCTCCTCCGTCGCCCGGCTCGCCGCGGCGCTGGAGGAGAAGAAGTAGCCGAGGCCCCCGGCCCCAGCACCCCCGAAGACACCAGGCCCGCCCCGCCCCGGGGCGGCCCCCGCAGAAGACACACCCGCAAGGAGAACCATCATGGCGAAGTACACCACCGAGGAGCTGCTCGAGGCGTTCAAGGAGATGACCCTCGTTGAGCTGACCGAGTTCAAGAAGGCGTTCGAGGAGGAGTTCGACGTCACCGCCGCCGCCCCGGTCGCCGTGGCCGCCGCCGGCGCCGCCGGCGGCGAGGCCGCCGCCGCCGAGGAGAAGGACGAGTTCGACGTCGTGCTCGAGGACGCCGGCGCCAAGAAGATCGGCGTCATCAAGGCCGTCCGCGAGATCGTCTCCGGCCTGGGCCTGAAGGAGGCCAAGGAGCTCGTCGAGTCCGCCCCGAAGGCCATCGTCGAGGGCGCCAACAAGGACGACGCCGAGGCCGCCAAGGCCAAGCTCGAGGAGGCCGGCGCCACCGTCTCCCTCAAGTAGGGTCGACCGCCGCCCGCCGCGCCGCCGGCGCGGCCGCGCACCGGACACCCCCGCCCGACCGGGCGCCCCGCACGGGGCCCCGGCCGGCGGGGGTTTTCC containing:
- the rplJ gene encoding 50S ribosomal protein L10, encoding MAVTPAKEAAVAALKQDFDESNNNVVLTEYRGLSVDEITQLRRALGADVKYSVAKNTMIKLAAAEAAVEGLDEHLTGPTAVAFIKGESVDAAKAIKKFADEHKALVIKGGYVDGSAIDAEQFRALADMDNRETTLAKIAGGFNGVLANVAGLLDAPTSSVARLAAALEEKK
- the rplL gene encoding 50S ribosomal protein L7/L12, whose product is MAKYTTEELLEAFKEMTLVELTEFKKAFEEEFDVTAAAPVAVAAAGAAGGEAAAAEEKDEFDVVLEDAGAKKIGVIKAVREIVSGLGLKEAKELVESAPKAIVEGANKDDAEAAKAKLEEAGATVSLK